CGGGTGTGCTCGGGGTCGAGGCGCACGTCCCGGGTCTCGATCTCGAGCCCCAGCCGGGTGATCTCCCGCCTCACCTGGATGCAGTCGGGCTCGCTCCAGGCCTGGTAGAGGGCCAGGGTCTCGCAGGCCTGGTCCACCTCGGCCTGCTGCGCCTCGTCGCGCGAGACTTCCCGGCGGGTGCCGAGCTTGTTGGCCACCCATACCACCGGCGCCAGCAGGGTCCTCAATGAAGGTCGCATGGTCGGGCTCCCCCTCAGCCGTCAAGATTCGGCGCTCGCCGCCGATATCCCAACCTAGCACATCTTCATTGGCCCCGGCCGGGGCCAGCGAGATCGACGCAGGCCCATCTGGCCATGGGTCGGGGAATGACCGCTGGCCGCTCGCCGGCCTGGGGGTGCTCGGCGCCGGCATCGCTCTGGGTCGCTTCCTCCTCTAGGCGGAGAGGCCTCCCTAGCCGGTCTCGCGGACCACCAGCTCCACCGGCATGGAGACGTGACGCGGCGGCTTGCCCGCCAGCGCCTCGCCCAGCAACTCGACGCTCATGGC
The Halomonas sp. M4R1S46 DNA segment above includes these coding regions:
- a CDS encoding glutaredoxin family protein — translated: MRPSLRTLLAPVVWVANKLGTRREVSRDEAQQAEVDQACETLALYQAWSEPDCIQVRREITRLGLEIETRDVRLDPEHTRVLKEEGGQLEVPCLYIREPAGEVQWLYGAQAIIDYLRKRFG